From the Amycolatopsis thermoflava N1165 genome, one window contains:
- a CDS encoding ribbon-helix-helix protein, CopG family, which translates to MRLELSDDTYAQVTALAEAAGQSVGEWVRAAVEREAYRQLCEQQARWNAEHPEQVRAAADDWRARGSSAA; encoded by the coding sequence ATGCGGCTGGAGCTTTCCGATGACACGTACGCGCAGGTGACGGCCCTCGCCGAGGCGGCGGGGCAGTCCGTGGGCGAGTGGGTCCGGGCTGCCGTGGAGCGCGAGGCGTACCGGCAGCTGTGCGAGCAGCAGGCGCGGTGGAACGCCGAGCACCCCGAGCAGGTGCGCGCCGCCGCGGACGACTGGCGTGCCCGTGGCTCTTCGGCCGCGTAG
- a CDS encoding DUF58 domain-containing protein: MAITGRAGLLALVGIVVVALGVPSWTGVLAVLGVIAVLVAVDLLLAASVRRLVFARSGATSARLGEPVEVTLSVTNPGSRPLRGLLRDAWPPSAGVEQDRFRIAVPPGERRSVVVRMTPLRRGDRSSARVTVRALGPLGLAGRQGSHRVPGRVRVLPPFRSRRHLPSRLARLQQLDGRQAALVRGEGTEFDSLREYVIGDDVRSIDWRASARAADVMVRTWRPERDRRVLLVLDTGRTSAGRVGDAPRLDAAMDAALLLAVLASRAGDRVDFLAYDRQVRADVRGLAAGELLPGLVNAMARLEASLVETDARGMVAEVLRRARRRSLVVLLTGLDAAPLEEGLLPVLPLVVGRHQLLVAGVADPGVAAMARARGDAEAVYEAAAAERTLAERRHVTGLLAQRGVEVVDAVPDELAPALADRYLALKAAGRL; encoded by the coding sequence ATGGCGATCACCGGCCGGGCCGGCCTGCTGGCGCTCGTGGGCATCGTCGTGGTGGCGCTCGGGGTGCCGTCATGGACCGGTGTGCTCGCGGTGCTCGGCGTGATCGCGGTGCTGGTGGCCGTGGACCTGCTGCTCGCGGCGTCCGTGCGGAGGCTGGTGTTCGCGCGGTCCGGGGCGACGTCGGCGCGGCTCGGGGAGCCGGTCGAGGTGACGCTGTCGGTGACCAACCCCGGTTCCCGTCCGCTGCGCGGCTTGCTGCGGGACGCGTGGCCGCCGAGCGCGGGTGTGGAGCAGGACCGGTTCCGGATCGCGGTGCCGCCGGGGGAGCGGCGGTCGGTCGTGGTGCGGATGACGCCCCTGCGGCGCGGCGACCGGTCCTCGGCGCGGGTGACCGTGCGTGCGCTGGGGCCGCTCGGGCTGGCCGGGAGGCAGGGTTCGCACCGGGTGCCCGGCAGGGTCCGGGTGCTGCCGCCGTTCCGCAGCCGCAGGCATCTGCCGTCGCGGCTGGCGCGGCTGCAGCAGCTCGACGGGCGGCAGGCGGCGCTCGTGCGCGGTGAGGGGACGGAGTTCGACTCGTTGCGGGAGTACGTGATCGGCGACGACGTGCGATCGATCGACTGGCGCGCGTCGGCGCGGGCGGCGGACGTGATGGTGCGGACGTGGCGTCCCGAACGGGACCGGCGGGTGCTGCTGGTGCTGGACACCGGGCGGACGTCGGCGGGCCGGGTCGGCGATGCGCCACGCCTCGACGCCGCGATGGACGCCGCGTTGTTGCTCGCGGTGCTGGCTTCACGGGCGGGGGACCGGGTGGATTTCCTCGCCTACGACCGGCAGGTGCGGGCGGACGTGCGCGGGCTGGCGGCCGGGGAGCTGCTGCCGGGCCTGGTGAACGCGATGGCGCGGCTCGAGGCGAGCCTGGTGGAGACCGACGCGCGCGGCATGGTGGCCGAGGTGCTGCGCCGCGCCCGGCGGCGGTCGCTGGTGGTGCTGCTGACCGGGCTGGACGCCGCGCCGCTGGAGGAGGGCCTGTTGCCGGTGCTGCCGCTCGTGGTGGGGCGGCACCAGTTGCTGGTGGCCGGCGTGGCGGACCCCGGGGTCGCGGCGATGGCCCGCGCCCGCGGCGACGCGGAAGCGGTCTACGAGGCGGCGGCCGCCGAACGGACTCTGGCGGAGCGCCGCCACGTGACTGGTTTGCTGGCGCAGCGCGGGGTCGAGGTGGTGGACGCGGTGCCGGACGAGCTGGCGCCGGCGTTGGCGGACCGGTACCTGGCGCTGAAGGCCGCCGGCCGGTTGTAA
- a CDS encoding DUF4129 domain-containing protein, with protein sequence MIPGLLAEVPVVVDADDARRAAEAELSDPAYALAQPSWFDRAIGWLAERVADLFNGAAGLVPGGGFGVLVLIAVLVLVIVVVRLRVGPLARSARRPAAVFADRSRTAQDYRDAAERAFAAGELDAAVRDRFRAVVRTLEERGVLDERAGRTADEAAREAGGPLPSAREALRQGAELFDAVHYGGRPATAEGYQHLAELDELVRRTRPEVPA encoded by the coding sequence TTGATCCCGGGCCTGCTCGCCGAGGTGCCGGTCGTCGTCGACGCCGACGACGCGCGCCGCGCCGCCGAGGCCGAGCTGTCCGACCCCGCCTACGCCCTGGCGCAGCCGAGCTGGTTCGACCGCGCGATCGGCTGGCTCGCCGAACGCGTCGCCGACCTGTTCAACGGCGCGGCGGGCCTGGTGCCCGGCGGCGGCTTCGGCGTGCTCGTGCTGATCGCGGTGCTGGTGCTGGTGATCGTGGTGGTGCGGCTGCGGGTCGGGCCGCTCGCCCGGTCCGCGCGCAGGCCGGCCGCGGTCTTCGCGGACCGTTCGCGCACCGCGCAGGACTACCGCGACGCGGCCGAGCGGGCGTTCGCCGCGGGCGAGCTGGACGCGGCGGTCCGCGACCGGTTCCGCGCCGTGGTCCGGACGCTGGAGGAGCGCGGCGTGCTGGACGAACGCGCCGGGCGCACCGCCGACGAGGCGGCTCGCGAGGCCGGTGGCCCGCTGCCGTCCGCCCGCGAGGCGTTGCGGCAGGGCGCGGAGCTGTTCGACGCCGTGCACTACGGCGGCCGCCCGGCCACCGCCGAGGGCTACCAGCACCTGGCCGAGCTCGACGAGCTGGTCCGCCGGACCCGTCCCGAGGTGCCTGCGTGA
- a CDS encoding ATP-dependent helicase — protein MTEIASPAEVAHALGLHPPTPEQAAVIAAPIEPALVVAGAGAGKTETMAARVVWLVANGFVTPERVLGLTFTRKAARQLADRVRARLRRLAGSGLLDRLDPGGARRAAVVAGEPTVLTYHAYAGRLLAEHGLRLPVQPGVRLLSETSSWQLAHRVVSTWDEDLDTDRVPASVTAQLLALTGELGEHLVTEEKLADYTRWLCDLIERAPRAKGQRAAMPKSLTDIVAAQKFRLSLIPLIEEYQRRKRAEGALDFADQMSLAATLADNHPAVAEGERARYGAVLLDEYQDTGHAQRILLRALFGGVENEPLPVTAVGDPAQAIYGWRGASAANLPRFTTDFPRPGLEPAREYGLLTSFRNPAEVLVLANGIAEPLRQRGLGVERLRARDGAPPADIEVALLPDIRTEREWVADALARRWFAHQAEHGAPPTAAVLVRRRADMAPIAAELRARGLPVEVVGLGGLLDEPEVADLVATLRVLADPLAGTAAARLLTGARWRLAAADLAALWRRANEISAPPPTEESKVDDLFAERAEQTGLIDALDDPGDPKRYSPEGYRRIRELGHELAALRRRLDQSLPELVADVERTMLLDVEAQARPGSARRAHLDAFADVVTDFAETSPTATLMSFVDYLATAAHAEDGLTPGEVEVVPDRVQVLTVHSAKGLEWEVVAVPHLAREVFPNKRRSSSWLRTVTSLPAALRGDSEDLPKLRVSDGMDRKEVIEAFEIHEQDFAEREAEEERRLCYVALTRSERALIVSGHWWNETSARPKGPSDFLVEVGELAKEGVGKVAVWADEPPADEENPLVSQARSAQWPSDPLTGRRDAVHEGADLVRTALAEGEVEETDEDDPDGWIADTDVLLAEFAKRSGTAEQVALPDHLSVSQLVELAADPAGLARRLRRPLPVPPNTFARRGTAFHGWLERRFAGDRLFDLDELPGAADPDEAGDDELEALQEAFDRSAWAARTPHEVEVPFSTEVDGVTVRGRMDAVFADPDGGWTVVDWKTGAVPEEGRMASLAVQLAAYRLAWASLSGTPLEKVRAAFHYVREDHTLRPVDLLDADGLRDLLRSVPQP, from the coding sequence ATGACCGAGATCGCCTCCCCAGCTGAAGTCGCCCACGCGCTCGGCCTCCATCCGCCCACCCCCGAGCAGGCGGCGGTCATCGCGGCGCCCATCGAGCCCGCGCTGGTCGTCGCGGGGGCCGGGGCCGGTAAGACCGAGACCATGGCCGCCCGGGTCGTCTGGCTCGTCGCCAACGGGTTCGTCACCCCGGAGCGCGTCCTGGGCCTCACGTTCACCCGCAAGGCCGCCCGCCAGCTCGCCGACCGCGTCCGCGCCCGCCTGCGCCGCCTCGCCGGCTCGGGCCTCCTCGACCGCCTCGACCCGGGCGGCGCGCGCCGGGCCGCGGTGGTCGCCGGGGAACCGACCGTCCTCACCTACCACGCCTACGCCGGCCGCCTCCTCGCCGAGCACGGCCTCCGCCTGCCCGTCCAGCCCGGCGTCCGCCTCCTCTCCGAGACCAGCTCCTGGCAGCTCGCCCACCGCGTGGTCTCCACCTGGGACGAGGACCTGGACACCGACCGCGTCCCGGCCTCGGTCACCGCGCAACTGCTCGCCCTCACCGGCGAACTCGGCGAACACCTGGTCACCGAAGAAAAACTCGCCGACTACACGCGCTGGCTCTGCGACCTCATCGAACGAGCCCCGCGCGCCAAGGGCCAGCGCGCCGCCATGCCGAAGTCGCTCACCGACATCGTCGCCGCGCAGAAGTTCCGCCTCTCGCTCATCCCGCTGATCGAGGAGTACCAGCGCCGCAAACGGGCCGAGGGCGCGCTCGACTTCGCCGACCAGATGTCACTGGCCGCGACGCTCGCCGACAACCACCCGGCGGTCGCGGAGGGCGAACGCGCCCGCTACGGCGCCGTTCTCCTCGACGAGTACCAGGACACCGGCCACGCGCAGCGCATCCTGCTGCGCGCCCTGTTCGGCGGCGTCGAGAACGAACCGCTGCCGGTCACCGCGGTCGGCGACCCCGCGCAGGCCATCTACGGCTGGCGCGGCGCGAGCGCGGCCAACCTGCCCCGCTTCACCACCGACTTCCCGCGCCCCGGCCTGGAACCCGCCCGCGAGTACGGCCTGCTCACCAGTTTCCGCAACCCCGCCGAAGTCCTCGTCCTCGCCAACGGCATCGCCGAGCCGCTGCGGCAGCGCGGCCTCGGCGTCGAACGGCTCCGCGCCCGCGACGGCGCGCCGCCCGCCGACATCGAGGTCGCCCTGCTGCCGGACATCCGGACCGAACGCGAGTGGGTCGCCGACGCCCTGGCGCGGAGGTGGTTCGCCCACCAGGCCGAGCACGGCGCCCCGCCCACCGCCGCCGTCCTCGTCCGCCGCCGCGCCGACATGGCCCCGATCGCGGCCGAGCTGCGGGCCCGCGGGTTGCCGGTCGAGGTCGTCGGTCTCGGCGGGCTCCTCGACGAACCCGAGGTGGCCGACCTCGTCGCCACTCTGCGCGTCCTCGCCGACCCCCTGGCGGGAACCGCCGCCGCCCGCCTGCTCACCGGCGCCCGCTGGCGGCTCGCGGCCGCCGACCTGGCCGCGTTGTGGCGGCGCGCCAACGAGATCTCCGCGCCCCCGCCCACCGAAGAGTCCAAGGTGGACGACCTGTTCGCCGAACGCGCCGAGCAGACCGGCCTGATCGACGCGCTGGACGATCCGGGTGACCCCAAGCGCTACTCGCCGGAGGGCTACCGCCGGATCCGGGAACTGGGCCACGAGCTCGCCGCGCTGCGCCGTCGGCTGGACCAGTCGCTGCCCGAGCTGGTCGCCGACGTGGAGCGGACCATGCTGCTGGACGTCGAAGCCCAGGCCCGCCCCGGCAGCGCCCGCCGCGCCCACCTGGACGCGTTCGCCGACGTGGTCACCGACTTCGCCGAGACCTCGCCCACCGCCACGCTGATGTCCTTCGTGGACTACCTCGCCACCGCCGCGCACGCCGAGGACGGCCTCACCCCGGGCGAGGTCGAGGTGGTGCCGGACCGGGTGCAGGTGCTGACCGTCCACTCCGCGAAGGGCCTGGAGTGGGAGGTCGTCGCCGTGCCGCACCTGGCGCGCGAGGTCTTCCCGAACAAGCGCCGGTCCTCGTCGTGGCTGCGCACGGTCACGTCGCTGCCCGCCGCGCTGCGCGGCGACTCCGAGGACCTGCCGAAGCTGCGTGTGTCCGACGGCATGGACCGCAAGGAGGTCATCGAGGCCTTCGAGATCCACGAGCAGGACTTCGCCGAGCGCGAGGCGGAGGAGGAACGCCGCCTCTGCTACGTCGCGCTGACCCGCTCCGAGCGCGCCCTCATCGTCTCCGGGCACTGGTGGAACGAAACCAGCGCACGGCCGAAGGGCCCGTCGGACTTCCTGGTCGAGGTCGGCGAACTCGCGAAGGAGGGCGTCGGCAAGGTCGCCGTCTGGGCCGATGAGCCGCCTGCCGACGAGGAGAACCCGCTGGTCAGCCAGGCCCGGTCGGCGCAGTGGCCGTCCGACCCGCTGACCGGCCGCCGCGACGCCGTGCACGAGGGCGCCGACCTGGTGCGCACCGCGCTGGCCGAGGGTGAGGTCGAGGAGACGGACGAGGACGACCCGGACGGCTGGATCGCCGACACCGACGTGCTGCTCGCCGAGTTCGCCAAGCGCAGCGGCACGGCCGAGCAGGTCGCCCTGCCGGACCACCTGTCGGTGAGCCAGCTCGTCGAGCTCGCCGCGGACCCGGCCGGGCTGGCCCGCCGCCTGCGCCGCCCGCTGCCGGTGCCGCCCAACACGTTCGCCCGCCGCGGTACCGCCTTCCACGGCTGGCTGGAGCGCCGCTTCGCCGGCGACCGCCTGTTCGACCTCGACGAGCTGCCCGGCGCCGCCGACCCGGACGAGGCCGGCGACGACGAACTCGAAGCGTTGCAGGAGGCCTTCGACCGGAGCGCATGGGCGGCCCGCACTCCGCACGAGGTGGAGGTGCCGTTCTCCACCGAGGTGGACGGCGTGACCGTGCGCGGGCGCATGGATGCCGTGTTCGCCGACCCGGACGGCGGCTGGACCGTCGTGGACTGGAAGACCGGCGCGGTGCCCGAGGAGGGCCGGATGGCTTCGCTCGCCGTGCAGCTGGCGGCGTACCGTCTGGCTTGGGCGTCGCTGTCCGGAACGCCGTTGGAGAAGGTGCGCGCTGCCTTCCACTACGTCCGCGAAGACCACACGCTGCGCCCGGTGGACCTGCTCGACGCGGACGGTCTGCGCGACCTCCTGCGCAGTGTGCCGCAGCCCTAG
- a CDS encoding potassium channel family protein has protein sequence MIAYDPRVRVADEPDHSLVGVVRMPEPALSPIRSIGRRILGALLALVAAVFIVYLGRDGYRDVNEDGLSLLDAFYYATVSLSTTGYGDITPVTNSARLINVLVITPLRVLFLIVLVGTTLEVLTERSRQAFRIQKWRTKVRDHVVVVGFGTKGRAAVKTLLGDEAIEPNKIVVVDTDQQALDAAAALGLVTVHGSATRSDVLRVAAVQRARAVVVAADRDDSAVLATLTARELAPKAHIVVSVREAENVHLLKQSGANQVVVSSETAGRLLGMATSTPVVVDMFEDLLTPESGLAIAERPAEKSEEGGSPRHLPDIVLGVVRDGQLYRVDAAAVDAIEPGDRLLYVKKVTPADRVE, from the coding sequence ATGATCGCTTACGATCCGCGGGTGCGTGTCGCGGACGAACCGGACCACTCGCTCGTCGGCGTCGTCCGGATGCCGGAGCCGGCCCTCAGCCCGATCCGGTCCATCGGCAGACGGATCCTCGGTGCACTGCTGGCGCTCGTCGCCGCGGTGTTCATCGTCTACCTCGGGCGGGACGGCTACCGGGACGTCAACGAGGACGGCCTGTCGCTGCTCGACGCGTTCTACTACGCCACGGTGTCGCTGTCGACCACCGGCTACGGTGACATCACCCCGGTCACCAACTCGGCCCGGCTGATCAACGTGCTGGTGATCACGCCGCTGCGGGTGCTGTTCCTCATCGTCCTGGTCGGCACGACGCTCGAGGTGCTGACCGAGCGGTCGCGGCAGGCGTTCCGGATCCAGAAGTGGAGGACCAAGGTGCGGGACCACGTGGTGGTCGTCGGGTTCGGGACCAAGGGCCGGGCCGCGGTCAAGACCCTGCTCGGGGACGAGGCGATCGAGCCCAACAAGATCGTCGTGGTGGACACCGACCAGCAGGCGCTGGACGCGGCAGCCGCGCTCGGCCTGGTCACCGTGCACGGGTCGGCCACCCGCTCGGACGTGCTCCGGGTGGCGGCCGTGCAGCGGGCGCGCGCGGTCGTCGTCGCCGCGGACCGGGACGACTCGGCGGTGCTGGCCACGCTCACCGCGCGGGAGCTGGCCCCCAAGGCGCACATCGTGGTCTCCGTGCGCGAGGCGGAGAACGTCCACCTGCTCAAGCAGTCCGGCGCCAACCAGGTGGTGGTCTCCAGCGAGACCGCGGGCAGGCTGCTCGGCATGGCGACGTCCACGCCGGTCGTGGTGGACATGTTCGAGGACCTGCTGACGCCCGAGTCGGGGCTGGCGATCGCCGAGCGCCCCGCGGAGAAGTCCGAGGAGGGCGGTTCGCCGCGGCACCTGCCGGACATCGTGCTCGGCGTGGTGCGCGACGGGCAGCTGTACCGGGTGGACGCGGCCGCCGTGGACGCCATCGAACCCGGCGACCGGTTGCTCTACGTGAAGAAAGTGACCCCGGCCGACCGGGTTGAGTGA
- a CDS encoding AAA family ATPase, protein MTSTDTTSDARNALVALRAEVGKAVVGNDAAVTGLIIALLCRGHVLVEGVPGVAKTLLVRALATALDLDTTRIQFTPDLMPGDVTGSIVYDSRSAEFSFREGPVFTNLLLADEINRTPPKTQSALLEAMEERQVSVDGRPRPLPDPFTVIATQNPVEYEGTYPLPEAQLDRFLLKLTVPLPTREDEIGVLARHAQGFDPRDLSAAGVRPVAGAAQLAVARAAVAGVTVGPEVLGYIVDLCRATRAMPSVRIGVSPRGATALLAATRAWAWLSGRGFATPDDVKALARPALRHRLDLRPEAELEGATADGVIERVLATVPVPR, encoded by the coding sequence TTGACCAGCACGGACACCACTTCGGACGCCCGGAACGCGTTGGTCGCGTTGCGCGCCGAGGTCGGGAAGGCGGTGGTCGGCAACGACGCCGCGGTCACCGGGCTCATCATCGCGCTGCTGTGCCGTGGGCACGTGCTCGTCGAGGGCGTGCCGGGGGTGGCGAAGACGCTGCTGGTGCGGGCCCTGGCGACCGCGCTGGACCTGGACACCACGCGAATCCAGTTCACGCCCGACCTGATGCCCGGCGACGTCACCGGCTCGATCGTCTACGACTCGCGCTCGGCCGAGTTCTCCTTCCGCGAGGGGCCGGTGTTCACGAACCTGCTGCTCGCCGACGAGATCAACCGCACCCCGCCGAAGACCCAGTCCGCGCTGCTGGAGGCGATGGAGGAGCGGCAGGTGTCGGTCGACGGGCGGCCGCGACCGCTGCCGGACCCGTTCACCGTCATCGCGACCCAGAACCCGGTCGAGTACGAGGGCACCTACCCGCTGCCGGAGGCGCAGCTGGACCGGTTCCTGCTCAAGCTCACCGTGCCGCTGCCGACGCGCGAGGACGAGATCGGGGTGCTGGCCCGGCACGCGCAGGGGTTCGACCCCCGTGACCTGTCCGCCGCCGGGGTGCGGCCGGTCGCCGGGGCGGCGCAGCTCGCCGTCGCGCGGGCCGCGGTCGCCGGGGTGACGGTCGGGCCGGAGGTGCTCGGCTACATCGTCGACCTGTGCCGGGCGACGCGCGCGATGCCTTCGGTGCGGATCGGGGTGTCCCCGCGTGGCGCCACGGCGCTGCTCGCCGCCACGCGGGCGTGGGCCTGGCTGTCCGGCCGCGGGTTCGCGACGCCGGACGACGTGAAAGCGCTCGCGCGGCCCGCGCTGCGGCACCGGCTGGACCTGCGGCCGGAGGCCGAGCTGGAGGGCGCGACCGCGGACGGCGTGATCGAGCGCGTGCTGGCCACCGTCCCCGTCCCGCGCTGA
- a CDS encoding DUF4350 domain-containing protein, producing MTSVSPDSRRIWRAARAPVVIAVIVLIGAVIVLLTSAGEQRGSLDPESAAPGGSRALARLLEREGVRIVPARTYAEAEAALQGDATLLVTGPGRVEPGRLAALRSRATDAVLVGPDDPVLDILAPGVVVSGEVEPAAREPGCTVAGAVAAGNAVLGGFTYEAHGRARGCYDGTLLQLPGDRGTTTILGGGAPMTNDRLDEAGDAALTMRLLGRHATLVWYVPTPGDAGAGIVARSFTDLIPRPWLFGAVQLGVAAVLFALWRARRLGPVVSERLPVVVRAAETTEGRARLYRRAGAAGHAAATLRQAAIDRVRPLLGLGAGAEPAAVVAAVAARTGRPAAAVGELLYGPAPGDDAGLVRLADELDRIEREIS from the coding sequence GTGACCAGTGTGTCTCCCGACTCGCGGCGGATCTGGCGGGCGGCTCGCGCGCCCGTGGTGATCGCGGTGATCGTGCTCATCGGCGCGGTGATCGTGCTGCTGACCTCGGCAGGCGAGCAGCGTGGGTCGCTCGACCCGGAGTCGGCCGCGCCCGGCGGCTCGCGCGCGCTGGCGCGGCTGCTCGAACGGGAGGGTGTGCGGATCGTCCCGGCGCGGACCTACGCCGAGGCCGAAGCGGCGCTGCAGGGCGACGCCACCCTGCTCGTGACCGGTCCCGGCCGCGTCGAACCGGGCCGGCTCGCCGCGCTGCGGTCCCGCGCTACGGACGCGGTGCTGGTCGGCCCCGACGATCCGGTGCTCGACATCCTCGCGCCCGGCGTGGTCGTCAGCGGCGAGGTCGAGCCCGCCGCGCGCGAGCCCGGGTGCACGGTGGCCGGCGCGGTCGCCGCGGGCAACGCGGTGCTGGGCGGCTTCACCTACGAGGCGCACGGCCGCGCGCGCGGCTGCTACGACGGCACCCTGCTGCAGCTGCCCGGCGACCGCGGCACCACCACGATCCTGGGCGGCGGCGCGCCGATGACCAACGACCGGCTCGACGAGGCGGGCGACGCGGCGCTGACCATGCGCCTGCTCGGCCGCCACGCGACGCTGGTCTGGTACGTGCCGACGCCGGGTGACGCGGGCGCCGGGATCGTGGCGCGGTCGTTCACCGACCTCATCCCGCGCCCGTGGCTGTTCGGCGCGGTCCAGCTCGGCGTGGCCGCGGTGCTGTTCGCGCTGTGGCGGGCCCGGCGGCTCGGGCCGGTCGTGTCGGAACGGCTGCCAGTCGTCGTCCGCGCCGCCGAAACCACCGAGGGCCGCGCCCGGCTCTACCGCCGTGCGGGGGCGGCTGGCCACGCCGCGGCTACGCTGCGGCAGGCGGCGATCGACCGCGTGCGGCCGCTGCTCGGCCTCGGCGCGGGCGCGGAACCGGCGGCCGTCGTCGCCGCGGTCGCGGCCCGCACCGGACGGCCCGCCGCGGCCGTCGGGGAGCTTCTGTACGGTCCGGCGCCGGGGGACGACGCCGGTCTGGTCCGCCTCGCCGACGAGCTGGACCGCATCGAGAGGGAGATCAGTTGA
- a CDS encoding neutral zinc metallopeptidase: MLSAVAVLLAGLVVFIAIGNGPDPSSPTVAAPTTTAVSGGNAAGAATGAVDGEKILELANHPILRNPDDGLQNFACELPEWHSDQASAEAFFTAADQCLNEAWGQFLERYNLPFTPPNLHFPTGTHFTTACGTIAVSVATAAYYCDDNLYVPFRGLQTDQYGDNPGVYLALFAHEYGHHVQEVAGIMDAVWQQIYAVGQNTPAGLELSRRKELQAQCFSGMFLGAVVDRGGSVTRDMYAKAWRDQDTRGDNTSGSADHGTNAHYAQWWRTGAQFNRIAKCNTFAAPASEVS; this comes from the coding sequence GTGCTGAGCGCGGTCGCGGTGCTGCTGGCCGGGCTGGTGGTGTTCATCGCGATCGGCAACGGGCCGGACCCCTCGTCGCCGACCGTGGCCGCGCCGACGACCACCGCCGTGAGCGGCGGCAACGCGGCTGGCGCGGCGACCGGCGCGGTGGACGGCGAGAAGATCCTGGAGCTGGCGAACCACCCGATCCTGCGCAACCCGGACGACGGCCTGCAGAACTTCGCCTGCGAGCTGCCCGAGTGGCACAGCGACCAGGCCTCGGCCGAGGCCTTCTTCACCGCCGCCGACCAGTGCCTCAACGAGGCGTGGGGCCAGTTCCTGGAGCGGTACAACCTGCCGTTCACCCCGCCGAACCTGCACTTCCCGACCGGCACCCACTTCACCACCGCGTGCGGCACGATCGCGGTGAGCGTGGCGACGGCGGCCTACTACTGCGACGACAACCTGTACGTGCCGTTCCGCGGGCTGCAGACCGACCAGTACGGCGACAACCCGGGGGTTTACCTGGCGCTGTTCGCGCACGAGTACGGCCACCACGTGCAGGAGGTCGCCGGGATCATGGACGCGGTGTGGCAGCAGATCTACGCCGTCGGGCAGAACACCCCGGCCGGCCTGGAGCTGTCGCGGCGCAAGGAGCTGCAGGCGCAGTGCTTCTCCGGGATGTTCCTGGGCGCGGTGGTCGACCGGGGCGGCTCGGTGACGCGCGACATGTACGCCAAGGCCTGGCGGGACCAGGACACCCGCGGCGACAACACCTCCGGCAGCGCCGACCACGGCACCAACGCGCACTACGCGCAGTGGTGGCGGACGGGCGCGCAGTTCAACCGGATCGCGAAGTGCAACACGTTCGCGGCACCGGCGTCCGAGGTCAGCTGA